In Thermodesulfobacteriota bacterium, the genomic window GGGCAGCCGACGCCCAGGACCTCGATCTCCATCTCGGTTCTCCTTCATCCGACGGGTTGGAGTTGGCTGACGACGAGGTAGATCCCCACCAGGGCGATGACGACCCCGGCGGCGCGGCGCACGAACAGGTTGCCCCGGGCGTAGCGATCGGAGGCCACCAGACGCCGGACCAGGCCCACCGAGGTGCCGGCCGCCACGAGCAGGGCGCAGTGCCCCACGGCGTAGAGCCACAGGAGCAGGAGGCCGTAGGCGAGGCTCGCCTTCGAGGCCACGTAGGTGAGCACCACCACGAGCACCGGTGCCGCGCAGGGGGCGGAGAGGACGCCGAAGAGGAGCCCCATGCCGAAGGCTGCGGCGGCTCCGCTGCGGGCGGGCCGGATCTGCCCCAGCCAGGCAGGCAGGCTCAGGTGCCAGAGGTCCCAGAACTGGGTCGCCGCGAGAAGGCACGCGGCGGCCAGCACCCAGGGCCAGAAGGGGCTCGAGGCGCCGAGATAGGTGCCCGCCGATACCGCCGCCACGGCCATGGCCGAAAACGACGCCGCGAGCCCCGCGACGAAGACCAGGGAGACGGCGAGGCCCCGCCGCCAGTCGGTGACCGCGGCGTGACCTCCGGTGAGGCCCACCAGCACCGGCACCGCGGCCAGGCTGCACGGGTTGGCCGCGGTGGCGAGGCCCCCCAGGAAGACCGCACCCGCCGCGAGCCAGGGGCGGGTGTGGACCCACTGGCCGACGGTCTCGGTGAATCCCTCCAGCACGGGGTCTCAGCCCTTGCCCG contains:
- a CDS encoding cytochrome c biogenesis protein CcdA; translation: MLEGFTETVGQWVHTRPWLAAGAVFLGGLATAANPCSLAAVPVLVGLTGGHAAVTDWRRGLAVSLVFVAGLAASFSAMAVAAVSAGTYLGASSPFWPWVLAAACLLAATQFWDLWHLSLPAWLGQIRPARSGAAAAFGMGLLFGVLSAPCAAPVLVVVLTYVASKASLAYGLLLLWLYAVGHCALLVAAGTSVGLVRRLVASDRYARGNLFVRRAAGVVIALVGIYLVVSQLQPVG